From the Prochlorococcus sp. MIT 1223 genome, the window AGTACTAATTCCGCCGCAATATCTCTCTATCTAAGTCTTGACTTCAAAATTATTGGAGAGCGAAAAAAATACTACAAAGATGGCAGTGATGCGTTGGTTTTTTTCTGTGATTTGTAAATAAAGAAGGCCAGAAATACATGACTTCAAGCGTTCGGATAACCGAACATTTGGAACTATGTATTCCTTTGAAAAGGCTCTTCCCTATATAAGTTCAGAGAATTAAAGATTCCTGATCGAATAACTTAAGAAACACTAATTTCACAATCGACTCATAATCCTGATAAGTTAGATAAAGATGAATATGGCCGACTGAAACATGTTCGAAAGGTTTACTGAAAAGGCCATCAAGGTAATAATGCTTGCTCAAGAAGAAGCAAGACGCCTTGGTCATAATTTTGTAGGAACTGAACAAATACTTCTTGGTTTAATAGGAGAAGGAACTGGTGTTGCAGCAAAAGTACTTAAATCCATGGGAGTAAACCTTAAAGATTCAAGAGTAGAAGTTGAAAAAATAATCGGAAGAGGATCAGGTTTTGTTGCTGTAGAAATACCATTCACTCCCAGAGCTAAAAGAGTATTAGAACTTTCTCTTGAGGAGGCTAGACAGCTTGGACACAATTACATAGGAACAGAACATCTTTTACTGGGTCTTATAAGAGAAGGCGAAGGTGTCGCAGCCAGGGTATTAGAAAACCTTGGAGTGGATTTGAACAAGGTAAGAACTCAAGTTATAAGAATGCTAGGAGAGACAGCAGAAGTAGCAGCTGGAGGAGGTTCTTCCAAAAGCGGGTCAGCAAAAACAGCTACGCTAGATGAGTTTGGGACTAATCTGACCAAGCTTGCAAGTGAAGCGAAATTAGATCCAGTTGTGGGTAGACATGATGAGATTGATCGTGTTGTTCAGATTCTTGGCAGACGAACTAAAAACAATCCTGTTCTAATAGGAGAACCCGGAGTAGGAAAGACTGCAATAGCTGAAGGTTTAGCACAAAGAATCCAACAAGGAGAAATACCTGACATACTAGAAGGTAAAAGGGTTTTAACTTTAGATATTGGCCTTCTAATTGCTGGCACTAAATATAGAGGTGAGTTCGAAGAGCGTTTAAAGAAAATAATGGAGGAAATCAAAACGGCAGGGAATGTAATCCTTGTAATCGATGAAGTTCATACGCTTATAGGAGCAGGTGCTGCCGAAGGGGCTATTGATGCAGCAAATATACTAAAACCAGCCCTTGCTAGAGGAGAGCTTCAATGTATTGGAGCCACCACTCTTGACGAATATCGTAAACACATAGAACGAGACGCTGCCCTTGAAAGACGTTTTCAACCGGTAATGATTGGAGAGCCTTCAATAGAAGATACCATTGAAATTTTAATAGGACTAAGAGAAAGATATGAACAACATCACAGACTAAAAATCACAGATGAAGCGCTTAAAGCAGCCGCAAATCTTGGGGACAGATATATATCAGATAGATTTTTACCTGACAAAGCAATAGATTTGATTGATGAAGCTGGTAGCAGAGTTAGGCTTCTAAACTCAAAGCTACCTCCTGAAGCAAAAGAAGTAGATAAAGAATTACGTAAAGTACAAAAACAAAAAGAAGAAGCAGTAAGAGAGCAGGATTTTGCAAAAGCAGGAGAATTAAGAGAAACAGAAGTTAGTTTGAGAGAAAAAATAAGTAATTTACTTCAAGGCAATCGCCAAAAAAAGGAATCCACAAGTTCAAAAGAGGCAATAATTAACGATTCAGAAGAAAATAAAGGAAGTAATGTAGTGACTAATTCTCCTATGGTTAGAGAGGAAGATATAGCTCATATTGTTGCATCTTGGACTGGAGTTCCTGTTCAAAAGTTAACCGAAAGTGAATCAGTAAAATTATTAAATATGGAGGAAACACTTCATCAAAGACTAATAGGTCAAGATGAAGCAGTAAAAGCAGTTTCAAAAGCAATTAGAAGAGCAAGAGTAGGTCTTAAGAATCCAAATAGACCAATTGCAAGTTTTATATTTTCTGGCCCAACTGGAGTAGGTAAGACTGAATTAACAAAAGCCTTGGCTCAATATTTCTTTGGGAGTGAAGACGCCATGATAAGACTTGATATGTCTGAATTTATGGAGAGACATACTGTAAGTAAATTAATAGGTTCTCCTCCAGGATATGTTGGTTTTAATGAAGGTGGTCAATTAACTGAAGCGGTCAGGAGAAGACCTTACACTGTTGTTTTATTTGATGAAATTGAAAAAGCTCATCCTGATGTATTCAATCTACTTCTTCAACTATTAGAAGAAGGCAGACTTACAGATTCAAAAGGAAGGACAGTCGACTTCAAGAATACTTTGATAATAATGACCTCCAATATTGGATCAAAGGTTATAGAAAAAGGTGGGGGAGGCTTAGGGTTTGAATTCTCTGGAGAAAGCAATGAAAACAGTCAATATAACAGGATAAAATCTCTTGTTAATGAAGAACTTAAACAATACTTTAGGCCTGAGTTCTTAAATAGATTAGATGAGATAATTGTATTTAGACAGTTATCTAGAGATGAAGTTAAAGATATTGCCGAAATAATGCTGAAGGAAGTCTTTGCGAGAATCAAAGATAAAGGAATAAAATTATCAGTTTCTGAATCCTTCAAAGAAAGGCTTGTTGAAGAAGGCTATAACCCCTCTTATGGAGCAAGACCTTTACGGAGAGCTGTAATGAGACTTCTTGAAGACAGCCTTGCCGAAGAGGTTCTTTCAGGAAGAATAAAAGAGGGAGACAACGCAATTGTTGACATAGATGTGAATAAAAAAGTTGTAGTTAATCATGTACAAGAAAGTAATTCCAAACAAGAATTAGCAGGTGCAGGGATTTAAATACTATTAATTGAACAATGAGTCCTGAACTAACTAACTCATATAATTCAATTTCTCCGAATAAAGTCTTTCGAGGAGATGAAGCTTGGAAAGATGGAATGAACTATATACCTCTTATTTGCAAGTCTCCATTACTATTAGGTAAAAGCAATTCAACTTATAAAATCAGGCAAACTATATATAATGATTTAAAGGGGATAGGAATAAATCCTATAAATAGTGAATTGGAGTATGGCTGCTGTGAAGAAGATCTCCAACGTATTTCAAATATTATTTTAGAAAAAAATTGTGATTCAGTTATTGCTGCAGGAGGGGGGAAAGTTCTTGACTCAGGGAAATTGCTTGCAGACCGACTTTCGTTGCCTTGTATAACAATTCCATTAAGTGCAGCAACTTGTGCTGGATGGACTTCTTTATCAAATATTTACACCAAATTCGGTGCTTTCATTAATGATAAATCACTTAAATCATGCCCAAATGCACTAATATTTGACCATGGATTTGTTAAAAGTGCACCTAAAAGATTACTTGCAAGTGGGATTGCCGATGGGCTAGCCAAGTGGTACGAAGCATCACTAACTAGCTCAAGAAGTAACGACGGATTTGTACAACAAGCCTTACAAATGGCCAGGGTACTAAGAGATCAATTATTTATTGATGGATTAGAAGCTTACCGCAATGCAGAAAGTGATTCGTGGGTAAGAGTCGCTGAGGCTTGTGCTTTAACCGCCGGTTTAATTGGAGGGATTGGTGGAGCCAGATGCAGAACGGCAGCAGCTCATCCAATTCATAATGGTCTTACTCAACTAGAATCTCCAAAGATGGGTCTTCACGGAGAAGTAGTTGGCTTTGGAATAATTATTCAACTACACCTTGAAGAAAGATATTCCAAAAACAAGTTAGCAACGCAGGCAAAGGGACAATTAATAAAATTTTTAAAAGAAATCAATCTGCCAACAACTGGCAAAGAATTAGGTATAGAAAATATCTCAAGCGAAGATCTACAAAAAGTCTCTAACTTTTCATGCAATCAAAACTCTGAAATTCATTTACTTCCATTCAAAATAAATAAAGATGTAATTAAACAAGCAATAATGGATAATATTTCTGAAAAAACATTTGGTAAACTTTCAGATATTAAAATCCAATAGATGCTCTCTGAATTGACTAAAAAAGAAATTTCATCAAAACAACAATTAACACAATTAAAGGATAAACTTTTAGACCCATTGGCTAGAGACTTAGCTGACAAAGTTAAATGGGTTTTTCTAAAGGGATTCTCAAAGGATAAAGATGAATTATATCCAATTGCAGAAATAGGAGAAGGCCCTCCCATACTGATGTTGCACGGTTTTGATAGCTGTTTCCTAGAGTTTAGAAGGATTGCACCACTATTAAAAGATAAGCATAAATTGATTATTCCTGACTTATATGGTTTTGGTTTTTGCCCTCGTCCATATAAAAGCAATTATGGAATCGATTCCTTAATATCACATCTTTCAAAAGTTATTATTAATTATGAGAATAGTTATCCCTTCGGGATAATAGGAGCTTCAATGGGAGGGTGTTTAGCATTAGATTTAGCAAGAAAGAATCCAAAAGGAATAGATCGTATTCTATTAATATCTCCAGCAGGTATTTCTACTAAACAATCAAAAGTACCTTGGCCTTTAGATCAATTTGGCACTTGGTTCCTAAAGCAAAAATTTGTCAGGAAGAGTCTTTGTAAGCAAGCTTTTGCAAACCCAAATAAAAATGTAGGCAAAGAAGAAGAAGAAATTGCATCTATTCATTTAAAGGTACCAGGATGGCAAAGATCACTAGCAACATTCGCGCGGAACGGAGGAATATCTAATTTAGGCAAGTCAAATCCTCCTCAACCTATTGATCTAATATGGGGAGCAAACGATAGAATAATTACAAAAGATATTAGAAAAGAATCAACAATTTTATTAGGGAAAGATCTAAAAGAAATAAATGAATGTGGACATCTTCCACATTTAGAGATGCCAAATTTAGTAGCAAATCATTGGCATATTTTTAATCAATATTATAAATAGATTAAAGAATAGCCTAATTGAGACTTAAATATTTCAATCTATACCTAATTAAAGTTTTCCAATTAATGTCAAGACATAGTAAATAACTGCTGGAGTAAAGAGATAGCTATCTATTCTATCTAATATACCTCCATGGCCAGGTAAAATGTTGCCAGAGTCCTTAAGCCCTGCATCTCTTTTCATCATTGATTCTGTCAAGTCTCCAACTAAAGCAAATAAAGAAACCAAAAGACCCAGCAAGCAACTTACAAGTGTAGGAATAGGTAAATTCAAATATTTTATGGATAAGGCTCCAATCAATATTGAGCAAAAAAGTCCTCCTATAGCGCCCTCAATTGTTTTAGATGGTGAGATTGGAGATAAAGACGTTTTCCCATAATTCCTACCTAGAAAATAAGAGCCAATATCAAAAGCTACTATCATAAAACATACACTAAGTGTTATTGACATACCAACATTGATTACTTGTGAAGGAGATATTAAATACTGATTAAGACTATTAAATAAAGTGATGTCATTAATATTTCTTAGTTTCAACCAATGGCTCGGTAAATAACCCAAATAAAAAAGTCCAAATATTGAAGATGCAATATCTGCTATTGAGCCTGTTTTTGGTTGCAATAACAACCAACCACATATAGCCGCTCCAGATAAAGGTAAGACTGCCAAAGTTAGAGAGTCAGAAACAACCCCATCTATTCCTAGTTGAGTAGTCAATAACAAAAGCTGGCAAGCGACTAAAGTTGTTTTTGTAGCAGGCCTTATTCCAGTAAATTCAGCCATCCTAAAGAACTCAAGGAGAGCCAAATGGACAATAACTCCCAAAGAAACTGCAAACCACCATCCTCCAAGAGTTACGACTATTAAGCCAAACCCTCCTGCCGCTAAACCACTGCTAAAACGCTTATTTAAAAACCTTTTTAACATCAAAAATAAAATTAATTTCTGAAACTGCAGCTAAAAATAATTGATATTTTAAAGCACTATAGAAATTTAAAAGTGATAGCAAAGTCATACTACAACCCTAATGTGAGAGGGTATTTGGTCAGGCCATAAAGAACTTTGTAGCAAAAGCCAATCAACATATTTTTTTTCCAACAATTCACCTGGTATAAGCATAGGTATACCAGGGGGATATGGAGATAAAATTTGAGCAGAAGTTCTCCCCACAGAATCCTGCAATCTAATTAATTCACTGGTTCTCCTAAAAGCCGAAAAACAAGAAACTTTCGGCACCGTTACAATTGGAAAGGGTGGAGCAGAAAAAGGAGGAGAAGGTATTCCTGACGAATATAACGAAACAGCTTCATCCCAATATCTTTTCAAAATACTTACCAAGTCATCTTGAGAAGAAAACCCCAAACAAAAAGTTAAACAGCCAGGCTCTGGTAACTCAGCTATTAGTCCTTTAGAAATCATCCATTCATCAACTTTAAAACCAGATATACCTACTTTTGCAGTATGTAAAAGTAGTCTCAAAGGATCTTGGTTTTCAAGCAATGGAACTCCTTTTTGAACAAGTTCCTCAAATATAGATTTGGCTGAATTTATTCGTTTAATAAAGATTTTTCTAGTTGAATTATTTTTTAAATCTCTAAGAGAAGCTTCACAAGAAGCTAACAATAAGGAACTCGGACTTGTAGTTTGAATTATGCCAAGGTTCTTTTCTAGATTCTCTGGGTCAATACGATTTCCTTTAAGCCAAATTACTGCAGTTTGGCAAAGCCCATTTGCAGATTTGTGCAATGAATGAACAACAATATCTGCTCCAGCATCTAAGCCAGAGTTAGGTAATTGGCTTAATCCCATTGTAAAATGAGAACCATGAGCCTCGTCAATAATTACAGGTATAGATTTGCTATGTAGAAATTTTACTAGAGGATATATATCTTTTGAATATCCCTGATAAGAAGGGTTTACTAATATTGCCCCTGAAATAAAAGGGGTATTTGCAGGCAAAGAGTCTAAGACTTTATTAAGAAGAAGAGCATCTGGTGGAACAAAATGCCCTCTATCCTCTAAAAATGGCAAGTTGAAAAGTATTGGTTTTATATCTCCAAGGACACAAGCCTGAATAATGCTCTTATGAACATTTCTTGGCATCAGTAATCCAGTACCTGGATTTGCTATGGAAAGGATTGCTGCTTGCAAAAGACCAGTCGCTCCATTTACTCCATACCAACAATGATCAGCACCAAAAGATTCTGCTGATAAATTCTGACTTTCAGCTACTACCCCATTTGATATGAGAGGTCCTCCAAAAGAAGGTAGTTCAGGTAAGTCCCACAAACCTGGCTTTAAACTCAAAAGTGATTTCAAAGATATTGGCAACGCATCTCCCCTTCCGTGGGCAGGTAAGAAAAGATTTTTCTCTCTATGAATCGACAAAAAAGAGGAAATTTCCATAAAATATATATGTGCAACAAATTCTTTCTACCAAAATTCAATTCACTTAGCTGAACATCTAAAACAAGTTTTCTTAAATGAGAACATAAGATATATCTATGAATTACAACTTTGAGCGAGATCTTAATTGGTTGATCATTAGGCCTTGGATCTGGATACCCAGAATTACATATATCATTTATTCTTTGCTTGCCCTCACTATAAACCTGTTAATCCGAGGTTCCAGTAGCAATCCTGAGGTACAGAAAAATCTTGCTAAAAAGATCTTTAGCACACTTATTGACCTTGGCCCTTGCTTTATTAAAGTTGGTCAGGCTCTTTCAACAAGACCAGACCTATTAAGAAGAGATTGGCTTGAAGAACTTACTAAACTCCAAGACAATCTCCCAGCCTTTGACCATGACAAAGCTATTCATATAATACAAACAGAGTTAGAAAGTAATGTCGATAATTTATTTGAAGAGTTTCCTAATAGTCCAATTGCATCAGCAAGTTTAGGACAAGTTTACAAGGCTAATTTATATGGAGATTACTATGTTGCAGTTAAAGTTCAAAGACCTAATTTAGAATTTATAATCAAAAGAGATCTAGTATTAATTAAAATACTTGGTATAATTAGCAGCCCAATTTTACCATTAAACCTTGGAGTAGGTTTAGGTGAAATTATTGATGAATTTGGCAAAAGCTTATTTGAAGAAATTGACTACAGAAAAGAAGCTCTTAACGCTAAAAGGTTTTCAAAGCTATTTAACAATAATCCCACTGTAACAGTACCAAAAGTAGAAGATAACCTTTCAACATCTAAGGTGATATGTACAAGTTGGATTGATGGAATAAAAATAAGTAATAAAGATGAGCTTATTGCAAATAGCATTGAACCCTCTTCAATTATTAGGACTGGTGTGATAAGTGGAATAAGGCAGCTTCTTGAATTTGGATATTTTCATGCTGATCCACATCCAGGAAACATGTTTGCATTGACGGGGAATACTGGCGACTCAGGGCACCTTGCTTATGTAGATTTTGGTATGATGGATACTATTTCCGAGAAAGACCGGCTAACATTAACAGAAGCAATTGTTAATTTAATAAATGCAGATTTCTATTCAGTTGCATTAAATTTTCAACAACTTGGATTCTTAAATAGCTCACAGGATTTAGAACCTATTGTTCCAGTTCTCAAGGAAGTCCTTGGGGGAGCGATGGATAAAGATGTGTTTTCTTTTAATTTTAAAGAAATTACAAATAAGTTTTCAGAGCTTATGTTTGATTACCCTTTTAGAGTACCCGCAAGATTTGCCTTAATTATTAGAGCAGTTATAAGCCAAGAAGGTCTTGCCCTAAAGTTAGATTCTAATTTTCAAATAGTTAGCCTTGCCTATCCTTATGTTGCAAAAAGATTATTAACATCAGATGAAACCGAGATGTTAGAAATACTGCTTCAGGTAATCTTTAATAAAGACGGATCTCTAAGAGTAAGCAGGCTAGAAAATCTTTTTGATGTTCTAATAAAAGACTCAGATTCATCTAACGAAGAACTTCTACCTGTAGCCAGTGCAAGTTTAAAGTTAATACTTGGATCAAGGGGTTCACAGATTAGAAAAAATCTTTTACTAAGCCTAATTAAAGATGAAAAAATAAATATAAGTGAAATAAAAGAACTGATTAAGCTAGTTAAGAAAACATTTAATCCTAAAGCTATTACAAGTAGTGTGATAAAAAGAATAAATCCATTATACTTATAGTTTTGAAACTTTTTCTACCCCCGGTAGGCTTAATTAAGCTTATATATATTGATAAAGCATCAAATATATATCTTTTCAACTAATCTAAGAATGAGAGAAAGAATTCAAAAGTTAATAGCTAGAGCTGGAGTATCCTCAAGAAGGAATGCAGAAATCCTAATAAAGAAAGGCCTGGTCGAGATAAATGGGATCAAGGCTGTTCTCGGTGATAAAGCCGATCCAGAGTTAGATGAATTAATTGTTAATGGGCGGATTATTAATTTAAAAGTTGATGATAAAGTTATTTTATTAAATAAGCCAAAGGGAATAATCTGTACTTCTTTTGACCAGAAAGGCAGGATAACAATTATGGACTTATTCCCCAAGCATTTAAGGAACACTCTTCATTCTGTCGGCAGATTAGATCAATATAGTAGAGGAGCAATTCTTTTGACGAATAAAGGAAAATTAACCCTTAAGTTAACTCATCCTAGATTCTCACATATAAAAAAATATAAAGTATTAATTAAAGGTTTAATATCTGAAACTCTTATAGAAGAATGGAGAAATGGGGTTCTACTAGATGATAAATATACAATGCCTGCAGATGTTAACTTGATATATCATTTCAAAAATAAGAATCAAAGCTTAATTAAAGTAGCTTTAAAAGAAGGAAGGAATCGGCAGATAAGGCGGATTGGAGATAAAATAGGTCATCAAATAATAGACATACAAAGAGTAGCAATTGCAAATATACATTTAAATAATCTTAAAGAAGGTGATTGGAGACATCTCGAAAGAAGAGAATGGGAGCATTTGCTTCTTTGAGAAGAGCAGTGATTATGAGAATTTCAAATCTTGTTAAATCAGAAGAAGAGTCTGAAGATAGACCAAGATCTAATTCAGATGAATCTGATTTTCTAAATGCTTGTAAATTAATTACAGCGCAAAGAGAAAAGTATGGATATAGCATAAATGCTTTATCTAAAAAAACTAGAATCTCAATATACGTTCTAAATTCTTTAGAGAAAGGTCGTAAAAATGGTTTTCCTGAGAAAACTTTTCTCAGGAAAATGTTACAAGAGATAGAGACTGAGTTGTTTTTGCCAAAACTAAGCTTGAATCCAATTCTAAAAAATTCAGAATCGCCAAAAAGAATCATAAAATCAATTGAATTTAACCCACTTAATATTTCTTTATTAAGTTCATGGAAAGGAAGCCTTGCATATTTATTGTTAATTTTCATAGCTATATTTAGCCTGAATAAACAACAACAATTTCTTCTTAAGATAAATAGTAAAACGATTGAGCCTTTAGATAGCTCTTCCCTTTCAAATGATGCTAATATTAAAATTTTAGAAGAAAATGATCTGAATAATAATTAGCTTTTAAATTAAATCCAAAGCATCTTCAAATGATCTATTAAATGCTCTTGAGCTTTCTCCAAACTTAAAAATTGAATTATTAGTAACTGAATCAAAAGACTTCAACCTCCATTGCCAATTGTTTTCTATAGTCCCAGGCGTATTCAACCTTGATTTATCATCCAAATTAAGCAAGTCTTGCATTGGTGCGACAAAGAGCCTGGCTTCAGTAGATAGGCCTATTTTTATAATCTTCCAGCATAGTGATTCTCCATCTTCTGATACTCTCTGCAAAATACGGGTCTTAATTTCTTGATCAATGTTTTGTAACCAACCAAATGTTGTGGAATTATCATGAGTTCCACTATATACAATCCAATTATTTCCTTTTATGTTTTCAGGTAAATATGGATTATCCAAATTGCCATCAAATGCAAATTGAAGGATCTTCATTCCAGGTAATTTAAAATAATCTCTTAGGCACTCAACCTTTGGAGTAATCAAACCTAAATCTTCTGCGACTAAAGGTAATTTACCTCTACAATCTTTCTCAAGAAGACTTAATAGTTTCAACCCAGGAGAAGACCTCCAATATCCTTTCTGAGCAGTTTCATTATTACCTGGAACAGCCCAATATGAATCAAGAGCTCGAAAATGATCTACCCGTAATAAATCAACTTGTTTTAGATGTCGACTAACTCTATTTCTCCACCATGCAAATCTAGATGACCTGTGTTTAGCCCATCTATATACAGGAGTCCCCCACAACTGACCTGTATCAGAGAAATAATCGGGAGGGACTCCACTCTGCAGACTAAGATCTCCATTCTTAAACGTTGAGAAGAGAGATTTATTACTCCAGACATCTGCACTGTCCCTTGAAACATAAAAAGGCAAATCGCCAAAGAGTACTACTCCTAGTTCATTTGCTAATTTTCTTAATGCATTCCATTGCCTGTCTAAATGCCATTGAAGTAAGCAATGTTCCAATAATTTATGACTAGTCATCAAGTCTTCATTTTTATAATCATTCTTACTAAAAGATGATTCCCATTCCCACCATGCAAGTCCATTATTTTCTCGACGAATTTGCATGTAGATGGCATGGTCTTTTAACCAAAACTGACCTTGAGTCCAATACTTAAACTCATTGTGCCTTTCTATACTTTGGTTATTCCAACAATCTCGTAGATGCTCTCCGATCTTATTACTTCTTAAATCAGCTAAAGCAAAATCTACTTTGCTATTAGTCTCTCCAGCTCCAGGTAATTCATTGACTATAGAAGAAGGAAGGAACCCTTCTTCTACCAAATCGTTAACATCAATAAACCAAGGGTTGTAGGCAAAACTTGAGGGAGAACTATAAGGGGAACCAAGCGCATCTGGAGGAGCTAAGGGCAAGAACTGCCAAACCCCTATTCCATTCCCCGCAAGTAATCGCAACCACTGTCTAGCAGCTAAGCCAAATGTTCCGCAAACAGGGCTATTGGGCAAAGAAGATGGATGCAATAAAACACCAGAGGACCTTGGCTTTTTTAAATTATCTTGTTTCATTAATAGTCATAATAAAAAGAAATGAGCTTTCCTATAATTATTAAAAACATAAATATTTAAAAAAGAAGTATTTATCTCTAATGCGACAACTTTTAGGAAAATTCCCAGGAAAAACAATACATATATTTGGAGTTGCCATAGGAGGTTTTTGGTTAACAGGAGTAGTCCTTAACTTTTTCCCACTTGAACCTAAGCAATCAATAAATCGAGATGTTCAAGAAGATATAAGTGTTTTATATGATAATAATTAAATTATGACACGTTTATAATGTTTGGAAAGATATTCCTATAGTTTAAATTGATAACAAGCTAATTCTTTGCATTAATTTATTTACTATTAATTTAGTCTCTAATGAATATAAATTCTGATCTTTATCTTTATTAACTGGAAGTAGTCCACACCAAGGAAGACCATCTAAAGATCTACTATGACTATTCCAATTCCCGCCTAATTGGATAATACCAATTAATGGTACAGATAGTTGCTTACATAAAGCTACATATGCAGCTGATTGACCAGAGATATGACCATCTTCGGAAGGGGAAGAGAAAAGAATAGTAGGCATTCTCCATGCTCCTAAGGCCTCTATCCAGCTCTCACCATTTTCATTAGTAAAAGCTATATCTCCTATCAACTGAAAAAGTCCTTGCTTTTTATGTATTGAACTGATGATCTTATTAGGCGACTCTTTGCAAAGATATTTTTCAAATTCCCCTCCCCAAAAGGCTGACAGGGATTGAGATCCTACAGAAAAATCAGAATCAATTACTTCTCCGGCTCCTGCCAAAAAAGGCATAAAACAAATCACAGTCCAAAGATAAGGTTATTAATTAATCTGGATAGTGGCAAGGAGAGGCCTACGATAAGATATAACTTTTTCATATGCGGCGTGACCGTGACTAGTTTTCTCACAGCTGCTTCTACTGAAAAAGACAAAGTCAAGCTCGACACTAGAAGGCTAAGGCTTATAAGTGGATCTTCGAACCCTGATTTAGCAAAAGAAATCGCCTCATATCTTGGAATAAATGACGTACCTCTTGTTTCAAAACGATTCGCGGATGGTGAGTTATATGTTCAAATTCAACAGTCCATAAGAGGCTGTAATGTATTTCTAATACAGCCAACATGCGCTCCAGTAAATGACAGCTTAATGGAGCTAATGATTATGGTTGATGCCTGCAAAAGGGCATCAGCGAGCCAAATAACAGCTGT encodes:
- a CDS encoding alpha/beta hydrolase → MTKKEISSKQQLTQLKDKLLDPLARDLADKVKWVFLKGFSKDKDELYPIAEIGEGPPILMLHGFDSCFLEFRRIAPLLKDKHKLIIPDLYGFGFCPRPYKSNYGIDSLISHLSKVIINYENSYPFGIIGASMGGCLALDLARKNPKGIDRILLISPAGISTKQSKVPWPLDQFGTWFLKQKFVRKSLCKQAFANPNKNVGKEEEEIASIHLKVPGWQRSLATFARNGGISNLGKSNPPQPIDLIWGANDRIITKDIRKESTILLGKDLKEINECGHLPHLEMPNLVANHWHIFNQYYK
- a CDS encoding aminotransferase class I/II-fold pyridoxal phosphate-dependent enzyme gives rise to the protein MEISSFLSIHREKNLFLPAHGRGDALPISLKSLLSLKPGLWDLPELPSFGGPLISNGVVAESQNLSAESFGADHCWYGVNGATGLLQAAILSIANPGTGLLMPRNVHKSIIQACVLGDIKPILFNLPFLEDRGHFVPPDALLLNKVLDSLPANTPFISGAILVNPSYQGYSKDIYPLVKFLHSKSIPVIIDEAHGSHFTMGLSQLPNSGLDAGADIVVHSLHKSANGLCQTAVIWLKGNRIDPENLEKNLGIIQTTSPSSLLLASCEASLRDLKNNSTRKIFIKRINSAKSIFEELVQKGVPLLENQDPLRLLLHTAKVGISGFKVDEWMISKGLIAELPEPGCLTFCLGFSSQDDLVSILKRYWDEAVSLYSSGIPSPPFSAPPFPIVTVPKVSCFSAFRRTSELIRLQDSVGRTSAQILSPYPPGIPMLIPGELLEKKYVDWLLLQSSLWPDQIPSHIRVVV
- a CDS encoding phosphatidate cytidylyltransferase, producing the protein MLKRFLNKRFSSGLAAGGFGLIVVTLGGWWFAVSLGVIVHLALLEFFRMAEFTGIRPATKTTLVACQLLLLTTQLGIDGVVSDSLTLAVLPLSGAAICGWLLLQPKTGSIADIASSIFGLFYLGYLPSHWLKLRNINDITLFNSLNQYLISPSQVINVGMSITLSVCFMIVAFDIGSYFLGRNYGKTSLSPISPSKTIEGAIGGLFCSILIGALSIKYLNLPIPTLVSCLLGLLVSLFALVGDLTESMMKRDAGLKDSGNILPGHGGILDRIDSYLFTPAVIYYVLTLIGKL
- a CDS encoding ATP-dependent Clp protease ATP-binding subunit gives rise to the protein MFERFTEKAIKVIMLAQEEARRLGHNFVGTEQILLGLIGEGTGVAAKVLKSMGVNLKDSRVEVEKIIGRGSGFVAVEIPFTPRAKRVLELSLEEARQLGHNYIGTEHLLLGLIREGEGVAARVLENLGVDLNKVRTQVIRMLGETAEVAAGGGSSKSGSAKTATLDEFGTNLTKLASEAKLDPVVGRHDEIDRVVQILGRRTKNNPVLIGEPGVGKTAIAEGLAQRIQQGEIPDILEGKRVLTLDIGLLIAGTKYRGEFEERLKKIMEEIKTAGNVILVIDEVHTLIGAGAAEGAIDAANILKPALARGELQCIGATTLDEYRKHIERDAALERRFQPVMIGEPSIEDTIEILIGLRERYEQHHRLKITDEALKAAANLGDRYISDRFLPDKAIDLIDEAGSRVRLLNSKLPPEAKEVDKELRKVQKQKEEAVREQDFAKAGELRETEVSLREKISNLLQGNRQKKESTSSKEAIINDSEENKGSNVVTNSPMVREEDIAHIVASWTGVPVQKLTESESVKLLNMEETLHQRLIGQDEAVKAVSKAIRRARVGLKNPNRPIASFIFSGPTGVGKTELTKALAQYFFGSEDAMIRLDMSEFMERHTVSKLIGSPPGYVGFNEGGQLTEAVRRRPYTVVLFDEIEKAHPDVFNLLLQLLEEGRLTDSKGRTVDFKNTLIIMTSNIGSKVIEKGGGGLGFEFSGESNENSQYNRIKSLVNEELKQYFRPEFLNRLDEIIVFRQLSRDEVKDIAEIMLKEVFARIKDKGIKLSVSESFKERLVEEGYNPSYGARPLRRAVMRLLEDSLAEEVLSGRIKEGDNAIVDIDVNKKVVVNHVQESNSKQELAGAGI
- a CDS encoding iron-containing alcohol dehydrogenase, whose protein sequence is MSPELTNSYNSISPNKVFRGDEAWKDGMNYIPLICKSPLLLGKSNSTYKIRQTIYNDLKGIGINPINSELEYGCCEEDLQRISNIILEKNCDSVIAAGGGKVLDSGKLLADRLSLPCITIPLSAATCAGWTSLSNIYTKFGAFINDKSLKSCPNALIFDHGFVKSAPKRLLASGIADGLAKWYEASLTSSRSNDGFVQQALQMARVLRDQLFIDGLEAYRNAESDSWVRVAEACALTAGLIGGIGGARCRTAAAHPIHNGLTQLESPKMGLHGEVVGFGIIIQLHLEERYSKNKLATQAKGQLIKFLKEINLPTTGKELGIENISSEDLQKVSNFSCNQNSEIHLLPFKINKDVIKQAIMDNISEKTFGKLSDIKIQ